Proteins encoded by one window of Vicinamibacterales bacterium:
- a CDS encoding nucleoside hydrolase-like domain-containing protein: MRNRVAIVAAGLGLALVRPLAQAPQLPDPIASRIDPYVEKQRIVVMTDIANEPDDQMSMVRFLVYSNQFDVEGLVAATSTWMRQRVRPDVIRTVVDAYAEVRPSLLANQPGFPDPGALRGVIVSGQPSYGMAAVGPGKMSDGAALILRAADKPDPRPLWVLAWGGTNTLAQALLEARTSRPSADLDRLVAKLRVYTISDQDDAGPWIRREFPSLHYIATPSTQDGEQYYSATWTGISGDRFYKNAPGADFTTFTDAWVNANIRAKGPLGMHYPLPCCIHEGDTPTFLGLIDNGLDSFMSPAYGGWGGRYVWRTPSGEPRPFWTQGGDSYPGRDSSRDTVTGTDGRIYTSDQATIWRWRDAFQHDFAARMDWTIKDAKSANHNPVVVVNGVGGHAPIAIEAKAGVPLTIDASATRDPDGNALSYRWFFYPEAGTGIPGRPVATGREVAIGGGGTHEEGGIPSAPEGGPKDPPARVTLADASTPRVTVTPRVPGTSHVILAVEDNGSPSLTSYRRVILTIR, translated from the coding sequence ATGCGTAATCGCGTCGCCATCGTCGCGGCCGGCCTGGGGCTGGCGCTCGTTCGGCCGCTCGCGCAGGCGCCTCAGCTGCCCGATCCCATCGCCTCGCGCATCGATCCCTACGTCGAGAAACAGCGCATCGTCGTCATGACCGACATCGCCAACGAGCCGGACGACCAGATGTCGATGGTGCGTTTCCTGGTCTACTCGAATCAGTTCGACGTCGAGGGGCTGGTGGCGGCGACCTCCACGTGGATGCGGCAGCGCGTGCGTCCTGACGTGATCCGCACGGTCGTCGACGCCTATGCGGAAGTGCGGCCGTCGCTGCTCGCCAACCAGCCGGGCTTTCCCGATCCGGGCGCGCTGCGCGGCGTGATCGTCTCAGGACAACCCTCGTACGGCATGGCCGCGGTCGGTCCAGGCAAGATGTCGGACGGCGCGGCGCTCATCCTGCGGGCCGCCGACAAGCCCGATCCGCGGCCGCTGTGGGTGCTCGCCTGGGGCGGAACGAACACGCTCGCGCAGGCGCTCCTCGAGGCCCGTACCTCACGTCCGTCCGCCGATCTCGATCGGCTCGTCGCCAAGCTGCGCGTCTACACGATCTCGGATCAGGACGATGCGGGCCCGTGGATCCGCCGGGAGTTTCCGTCCCTGCACTACATCGCGACGCCGTCGACGCAGGACGGCGAGCAGTACTACTCGGCCACATGGACGGGCATCAGCGGCGACCGCTTCTACAAGAACGCGCCCGGCGCCGATTTCACGACCTTCACCGACGCGTGGGTCAACGCCAACATCCGCGCCAAAGGACCGCTCGGCATGCACTACCCGCTGCCGTGCTGTATTCACGAGGGTGACACCCCGACGTTTCTCGGCCTGATCGACAACGGCCTCGACAGCTTCATGAGTCCCGCCTACGGCGGCTGGGGCGGACGCTACGTCTGGCGCACGCCGTCGGGCGAGCCCCGGCCGTTCTGGACGCAGGGGGGCGATTCGTACCCCGGCCGCGACAGCTCGCGCGACACGGTCACCGGCACCGACGGGCGGATCTACACGAGCGATCAGGCGACCATCTGGCGATGGCGCGACGCGTTCCAGCACGACTTTGCCGCGCGCATGGACTGGACGATCAAGGACGCGAAGTCCGCCAACCACAACCCCGTCGTCGTCGTGAACGGCGTCGGCGGCCACGCGCCAATCGCGATCGAGGCGAAGGCGGGCGTGCCGCTGACGATCGATGCCTCCGCGACCCGCGATCCGGACGGCAATGCGCTGTCGTACCGCTGGTTCTTCTATCCGGAGGCGGGCACGGGCATTCCGGGCCGGCCGGTCGCGACGGGCCGGGAGGTGGCGATTGGCGGCGGCGGGACGCACGAGGAAGGCGGCATCCCGTCGGCGCCGGAAGGCGGCCCGAAGGATCCACCCGCACGCGTGACGCTCGCGGATGCGTCCACCCCACGCGTCACCGTGACGCCGCGCGTCCCCGGAACGTCGCACGTCATTCTCGCGGTCGAGGACAATGGCTCGCCGTCGCTGACGTCGTACCGGCGGGTGATCCTGACGATACGGTGA
- a CDS encoding Nif3-like dinuclear metal center hexameric protein — MTAQEVVTRIQQALAADGIAWREPTVDTFKAGRPETSVRGIATTGMATLDVLHRAAAAGRNFVITHEPTFYNHLDQTAALEADTTYQAKLAFIGDQKLVVWRFHDHAHRMHPDPLVAGSARTLGLAQYVSPSERGIYVVPETTLRALAADIAKRLGGRAIRVCGDPQMKVTRISMGPGYGVPALTQAIDVSIGGESPESGGNAEYALDAHALGRQRGVILLGHMMSEDWGMREVADWLHRIVNGVPIEWLPAGEPFGPPRA; from the coding sequence GTGACCGCGCAGGAGGTCGTGACGCGCATCCAGCAGGCGCTGGCGGCCGACGGGATCGCCTGGCGCGAGCCGACCGTCGACACGTTCAAGGCGGGACGACCCGAGACGTCCGTCCGGGGCATCGCGACGACCGGGATGGCGACGCTCGACGTGCTCCACCGCGCGGCGGCGGCCGGACGCAACTTCGTGATCACCCACGAGCCGACGTTCTACAACCACCTGGATCAGACCGCGGCGCTCGAGGCAGATACCACCTATCAGGCGAAGCTCGCCTTCATCGGCGATCAGAAGCTGGTGGTCTGGCGATTCCACGATCACGCGCACCGGATGCACCCCGATCCGCTCGTGGCCGGCTCGGCGCGCACCCTCGGGCTCGCGCAGTACGTCTCGCCGAGCGAACGCGGCATCTACGTCGTCCCGGAGACGACCCTGCGCGCGCTGGCAGCCGATATCGCCAAGCGTCTTGGCGGCCGGGCGATTCGCGTCTGCGGCGATCCTCAGATGAAGGTGACGCGGATCAGCATGGGGCCCGGCTACGGCGTACCGGCGCTGACGCAGGCCATCGACGTGTCGATCGGCGGCGAATCGCCGGAGTCAGGCGGCAACGCCGAGTACGCGCTCGACGCGCACGCGCTGGGCCGTCAGCGCGGGGTCATCCTGCTCGGCCACATGATGTCGGAAGACTGGGGCATGCGCGAAGTCGCCGACTGGCTGCATCGCATCGTCAACGGCGTACCGATCGAGTGGCTCCCGGCCGGCGAGCCCTTCGGCCCGCCGCGCGCATAG
- a CDS encoding Nif3-like dinuclear metal center hexameric protein → MPSQPTRRAFLATAAAAAVAANLRSARAQGDGLTGQGDGLTAAQVIDQLQKRAGVPWREGDVDGIKAGTAETLVTGVATTVMATADVLRRAAATGRNFIVTQEPTFYTGAEDGGGRAGDPVYAAKKALVDDHHLVVWRFSEHWNARKPSEPVTALANALGWSAYGVADADAIYSIPETRLDALIEHVRTKLHARGGLRWLGPPDMRVQTVLLSPGTTDLASTVARMPRADVILAGEPREWEAVPYVLDARPRKGLLAVGRILSLEPSAAACAAWVRSVVPQVPAEAIVVGDPYWSAAAQSDPGVREGVS, encoded by the coding sequence ATGCCGTCCCAGCCGACGCGGCGGGCATTCCTGGCGACGGCAGCCGCCGCGGCAGTCGCCGCCAACCTGCGCAGCGCCCGCGCCCAGGGCGATGGCCTGACCGGCCAAGGCGATGGCCTGACCGCCGCGCAGGTGATCGATCAACTTCAGAAACGCGCCGGGGTGCCGTGGCGTGAGGGCGACGTCGACGGCATCAAGGCCGGAACGGCCGAGACGCTCGTTACCGGCGTGGCGACCACCGTGATGGCCACGGCCGACGTACTGCGCCGCGCCGCGGCAACCGGCCGCAACTTCATCGTGACCCAAGAGCCGACCTTCTATACCGGCGCCGAGGATGGAGGCGGCCGCGCCGGCGATCCCGTCTATGCGGCGAAGAAGGCGCTCGTTGACGACCATCACCTCGTGGTCTGGCGGTTCAGCGAACACTGGAACGCGCGCAAGCCGAGCGAGCCGGTCACCGCGCTCGCCAACGCGCTGGGTTGGAGCGCGTACGGCGTGGCCGACGCCGACGCGATTTACAGCATTCCCGAGACGCGGCTCGACGCGCTCATCGAGCACGTCCGGACGAAGCTGCACGCGCGCGGCGGCCTGCGCTGGCTCGGCCCGCCAGACATGCGCGTGCAGACGGTACTGTTGAGCCCCGGGACGACCGATCTCGCCTCCACCGTGGCGCGGATGCCGCGCGCCGACGTCATCCTCGCCGGCGAGCCGCGCGAATGGGAAGCGGTGCCCTACGTGCTCGACGCGCGCCCCCGGAAGGGGCTGCTGGCCGTCGGCCGGATCCTGTCGCTCGAGCCCAGCGCCGCCGCATGCGCGGCGTGGGTGCGCTCGGTCGTACCGCAGGTGCCGGCCGAAGCGATCGTCGTCGGCGATCCGTACTGGAGCGCGGCCGCCCAGTCCGATCCCGGGGTGCGGGAGGGGGTGTCGTGA
- a CDS encoding carboxylesterase family protein, with protein MKVLAASILLGGALALAAAPPHALTTVRIAEGSLAGTLSADGAVAAFKGVPFAAPPIGAQRWRAPQPAAAWQGVRKADAFGATCTQNIVEARKPWTSEFMAHGPTAEDCLYLNVWTPAAAAGERHPVYVYIHGGANTEGSGSVPVYDGSGLASKGLVVVTINYRLGAFGFLAHPDLTQEASYHASGNYGLLDQIAAVKWVKANAAAFGGDPAQITIAGQSAGAFGVRNLIVSPLAKGQFQRAIAESGVSLGGFGASRTLADAEQDGVRFARAKNAASIAELRALPTSQIAAPPVGGVPIRWGTIVDNYALLAAEADALASGAYNDVPVLAGMNRDEGGAVPQPTVTGEAFRKQAAQRYGDRAAEFLKLYGAASDDEARAAQNASARDISRVTTSMWMSVRAGTSKTAAYTYFWDHTLPGPDAAQYGAFHTSEVPYAMNTLAFSNRPFTADDTRIADTMSSYWANFAAHGDPNGTGLPRWPSVAERPDATMNLGDTFAPIPLAGSVDKLALLRALLAPKPRS; from the coding sequence GTGAAAGTACTCGCCGCCTCCATCCTGCTCGGCGGTGCGCTCGCGCTCGCGGCGGCCCCGCCCCACGCGTTGACCACCGTCCGGATCGCGGAAGGGTCGCTCGCGGGAACGCTGTCGGCCGACGGCGCGGTCGCGGCGTTCAAGGGGGTGCCGTTTGCGGCGCCACCGATCGGCGCGCAGCGCTGGCGCGCGCCGCAGCCGGCGGCGGCGTGGCAGGGCGTTCGCAAGGCGGACGCCTTTGGCGCCACCTGCACGCAGAACATCGTCGAGGCGCGCAAGCCATGGACGTCCGAGTTCATGGCGCACGGTCCGACGGCCGAAGACTGCCTGTATCTGAACGTGTGGACTCCCGCCGCGGCGGCGGGTGAACGGCACCCGGTTTACGTGTACATCCACGGGGGGGCGAACACCGAAGGGTCGGGTTCGGTGCCGGTATATGACGGCAGCGGCCTGGCATCGAAGGGGCTGGTGGTCGTCACGATCAACTACCGCCTCGGGGCATTCGGGTTCCTCGCCCATCCCGACCTGACGCAGGAGGCGTCGTATCACGCCTCGGGGAACTACGGTCTGCTCGATCAAATCGCGGCGGTGAAGTGGGTGAAGGCGAACGCGGCGGCGTTTGGCGGCGATCCGGCGCAGATCACGATCGCCGGTCAGTCGGCCGGCGCGTTCGGCGTGCGCAATCTGATCGTCAGTCCGCTTGCCAAGGGGCAGTTCCAACGCGCGATCGCTGAGAGCGGCGTCTCGCTCGGCGGCTTCGGGGCCTCGCGCACGCTGGCCGACGCCGAACAGGACGGCGTGCGCTTCGCGCGCGCCAAGAACGCCGCGTCGATCGCCGAGCTGCGCGCGCTGCCGACGTCCCAGATCGCCGCGCCGCCGGTCGGCGGCGTGCCGATCCGCTGGGGCACCATCGTCGACAACTACGCGCTGCTGGCGGCCGAGGCCGACGCGCTCGCGAGCGGCGCCTACAACGACGTGCCTGTGCTGGCCGGCATGAACCGCGACGAGGGCGGCGCCGTTCCGCAGCCGACGGTCACCGGCGAGGCGTTTCGAAAGCAGGCGGCACAGCGCTATGGCGACCGCGCAGCGGAATTCCTGAAGCTCTATGGCGCGGCGTCCGACGACGAGGCGCGCGCGGCGCAGAACGCGAGCGCCCGCGACATCTCGCGCGTCACGACGTCGATGTGGATGTCGGTGCGCGCCGGCACTTCGAAGACCGCGGCGTACACGTACTTCTGGGATCACACGCTGCCCGGCCCCGACGCCGCGCAGTACGGCGCGTTCCACACGTCGGAAGTGCCCTACGCGATGAACACGCTGGCGTTCTCCAATCGCCCGTTCACCGCCGACGACACGCGCATCGCCGACACGATGTCGTCGTACTGGGCCAACTTCGCCGCGCACGGCGATCCCAACGGCACGGGCCTTCCCCGCTGGCCTTCCGTGGCGGAACGGCCGGACGCGACGATGAACCTCGGCGACACGTTCGCGCCGATCCCGCTCGCCGGCAGCGTGGACAAGCTCGCGCTGCTCCGCGCGCTGCTCGCGCCGAAACCGCGCAGCTAG
- a CDS encoding GNAT family N-acetyltransferase, translating into MQATLRPATGDDADALTDLAHRAKAHWGYPASWMRKWDAQLTILPGYVEMHDVWVAERDGVIVGMCALEDRGARWMLEHVWVEPALHCGGIGTQLVRQALQAAGAQRGRTVELLSDPSATGFYEKLGARHVGEVPAPMPGARDRTLPRYVFDLPAPGQST; encoded by the coding sequence GTGCAGGCTACCCTGCGTCCCGCCACCGGTGACGACGCGGACGCCCTGACCGACCTGGCGCATCGCGCCAAGGCGCACTGGGGCTACCCGGCGAGCTGGATGCGGAAATGGGACGCGCAGCTCACCATCCTGCCGGGCTACGTCGAGATGCACGACGTCTGGGTTGCAGAGCGCGACGGCGTCATTGTCGGGATGTGCGCGCTCGAGGATCGGGGCGCACGCTGGATGCTCGAGCACGTCTGGGTCGAGCCTGCGCTCCACTGCGGCGGCATCGGCACCCAACTCGTGCGGCAGGCGCTGCAGGCCGCCGGCGCGCAGCGGGGGCGGACTGTCGAACTGCTCTCGGACCCGTCCGCGACCGGCTTCTACGAAAAGCTTGGCGCCCGCCATGTCGGCGAGGTGCCGGCGCCAATGCCGGGCGCGCGCGATCGCACGCTTCCGCGCTACGTGTTCGATCTGCCTGCGCCGGGACAGTCCACCTGA